The genomic stretch TATTAGCATTGTTAAAGCATTTTTAAGTATCAACAGTATTGGCAATTGCTTATAGGCAGAGAGCTGAaccttaatattttaatattagttagCAGAACAGTTGTGTATTTGGTCGATCGACTGACTAGCGCGActgcaacagcaacaacaacaacggtCACCACAAGgggatttttttatgcattacctCATCTACACCCCTAATGACTAGACCATTACAGACTTTTAGGTTCAGACATGAAGCACCTGTAAACAAGCTGGTCTCTAGCATGCAACAGTCAACATGTTCAGTAGAAACTGCTTTGATATGACACTCATAACTTCTTATAGTTCGCACTGATGACTGCTCGGTGAAATCTGACACACGAATGAAACAACACGACCACCTTGAAAGGAAATAACTTTGCTCTTTTGTTGTAGGTAAAGCTCCTGATGACAGCATGACTGAGAAGAGGCACTAACATCTGAGTAACtccacacacagaaagagaacaGGTGCATCTAGTGCAGTACCAACCCGAAAAGTCACACCTGGTGAAAATGGAGTCCGCTTTCTCACAGGTGATTTGGGAACCTGAGGGAGAAGCTGAAGAGATCTCTCCGAGAGGTCTGGGATTGCGTCGCAAACGGGAATTTATACCTGATGACAAGAAAGATGCGAGCTACTGGGAGAAACGCCGCAAGAACAATGAAGCGGCAAAGCGCTCGCGAGAGAAACGAAGGGTCAGTGACTATGTTATGGAGACACGATTGGTTTCGTTGAATGAGGAAAACGCTCGTCTGCGAGCCGAGCTGTTGGCTCTGAAGCTTCGATACGGTTTGCTTAACCCTGGGATACCCTATTCCCCATCTCAAAGGGCTTTATCTCAGCTTCACACTTTGGTGCCACAACCTTTGGTTTCTGGCCCAGACAAAGACCTCTACTGGAGTAGACAGCAAGACAGAGAGCCTTCCAATCTATCGGGGAACCAACAAGCACCCGTCTGTCTTGGCACCCACCCCGGGTCGGCATTCCTGCCTACGCATCCTATGGCCATACGAAGAAATCACCCATATCACCTAGACTTTCCCAGTCTCCATTCTTCTACAGCTGCACCTTTACCCTTTCCTCCATGCCTCACCCCAGCAGCAGCATCTTGGGCAGGACGGCCCCTGCTCCAGCCTCGGAATCAGAGGATCTTGTCGGACGAAGAGGGTGAGCAGCAGGTGCCAGCAGATTCCAGCACTGCCCTGCCCCATAAACTAAGACTGAAGACGCAAAACTCCCAGCGCAAAGATAACAGAGCTAAATCTGCGTCGCCAAATCCAACATACATCTCAGACTGAAATCAAGCTCTGGACTAAAATAACTCCGTAGTTATGAGTCATCCTACTCATTATTGATAATCGAACATTGGCTATATTCCAGGAAGTGTGTTGCAAACcatcatgataaaaaaatatatatacgttTCTTTGATCAAAAGGTCACACATTCAGATAAAGTTTccacaatacattttaaagagtCAATATTTCCATCATTGAGGTGGAAGGTGGCAAACTTGATTTGGGGTAATGACGCACGTGtgtttacaaatttttttttatctttcatatAGACAGGAACGTAGGGGGTGAAAGAAGGAGAACAATATTTTAGGAATAGAAATAGGAATGGAAAAAGGAATTGACCGAAGTTGGTCATTCACTCTGCCATAATTTATACAGACACTTCTCTATATTTCAGTCACTTCTTgcatttgtaatgtatatttaaatgtaggtatttatatttatgtatttggcagatgcttttatccaaagtgactttgcatccaatgtatacattttatcattcatgcattccctggaaaTTGAACCTCGGTGTTGCTAGACTCATGATCCGCCGTTCGATCTAAAGAAATGCCACCTTCTTGTTTACTTCAGAATTTAACCTATGTCTGATTTAATTGGGCCTCTAATGTTAGACTGACATTTACACATTTGACAGATGCTTTAAGCAACTTACATCACattcaaattatacattttatcagtcCATGTCTTCCCCAGGATTCAAATCCATTACAAATACATTGAATTACTGTTTTGAGCTACACAAATTGTTCGTTTTGATATTTCAAAGCAGCATTAAttaaaaatggggaaaaaaatgaaaaataatacattattttatgtattataattcaAAGCACATTGTAAACTGATACTGATGGCATCTCTCTGAAGTTTCTCTCAAAATGTGAATGTATGTTTCTGAGAGGTCTAACAACCAATCAGATGCATGCAAATGAAACCAAATGAAATTTTAGGGAAATTCACCATGCCTCAGAGTCTGAAAGAAGCGGATAAGAAGATAATTCTCAAATCCTTTGATCGGACTGGTGGAGGCTGCTTGTTAGTACTTTTATGTGACTTCCATTTTGATAGTAATGGGACTCATTTGAACTTGGTTATAAGAATCTGAAGGGCGACTTGCATTCAATAATTGTTTAATAGACTTAGCAATAGACATCCTAAATTCTTGCTAAATGCTTGAAGACAAATGTGTGCCTGTGTTAACATGTTAGCAACAATAACTGCTGACAAACCATTAGCTGTGATACAAATTAAATCTGAAACTGACTGTATTTAAACTTGTGTTATTGACTAACTCAATTTCATTTAGATATACAGTTTACAGAATGTAATTCACGTTTTGCTTACATGCAATTTCAGCTACACAGTTATTTACTGAAATACGTATGTATTGAATTACAGACAAAAGCAGAATTACCGATTAGCtgaaaattatttactttaagtCTTTCCTTTATCATCAAATCTACGatccttttttttaatgcaatcatAATGGATTGctggcaaaaaacaaacaaagaaaaaaataaaaagtgatcatgtaattttacttttatttctttgTGTTTGCATGTATGCATTTAGTACACACATTTTTGCAATGTACATCCCAGGTACactctgtcatttattactgagcCTGTGATCGTGATGTTGCCAGGGTCATATGCTAACAGCTAATCTACATGAGAACTTaaattacatgtatatatatatatatatata from Carassius gibelio isolate Cgi1373 ecotype wild population from Czech Republic chromosome A22, carGib1.2-hapl.c, whole genome shotgun sequence encodes the following:
- the LOC127942429 gene encoding nuclear factor interleukin-3-regulated protein, with product MESAFSQVIWEPEGEAEEISPRGLGLRRKREFIPDDKKDASYWEKRRKNNEAAKRSREKRRVSDYVMETRLVSLNEENARLRAELLALKLRYGLLNPGIPYSPSQRALSQLHTLVPQPLVSGPDKDLYWSRQQDREPSNLSGNQQAPVCLGTHPGSAFLPTHPMAIRRNHPYHLDFPSLHSSTAAPLPFPPCLTPAAASWAGRPLLQPRNQRILSDEEGEQQVPADSSTALPHKLRLKTQNSQRKDNRAKSASPNPTYISD